ACAGAATCGACCGCATCATCGAGCTGTGCATCGCCCTGGAAGCCGACTTCGTCGAGCTCGCCACCTGCCAGTTCTACGGCTGGGCCCAGCTCAACCGCGTCGGCCTGCTGCCGACCAAGGAGCAGCTGGTGCGCGCGGAATGCATCACCAACGAGTACCGCGCCAAGCTGGAAGCCCAGGGCCATCCCTGCAAACTGATCTTCGTCACCCCGGACTACTACGAAGAGCGCCCCAAGGCCTGCATGAATGGCTGGGGCAGCATCTTCCTCACCGTGACCCCGGACGGCACCGCCCTGCCCTGCCACGGCGCGCGGCAGATGCCGGTGCAGTTCCCCAATGTGCGCGACCACAGCATGCAGCACATCTGGTACGACTCCTTCGGCTTCAACCGCTATCGCGGCTACGACTGGATGCCCGAGCCGTGCCGCTCCTGCGACGAGAAGGAAAAGGACTTCGGTGGCTGCCGCTGCCAGGCCTTCATGCTCACGGGGGATGCCAGCAATGCCGACCCGGTGTGCAGCAAATCGGAACACCACGGGATGATTCTCAAGGCCCGCGAAGAATCCGAAACCGCCACCCAAACCATTGAGCAACTGGCCTTTCGCAATGAACGAAACTCACGCCTCATCGCCAAGGGTTGAGCCCTTCAGCGCCAACCAGGCCACCGCCGCCGGAACCGATTTTGCCGAACTGCAACTGACGCCCCACGGCCTGTTCTGGAATGAATACCGTCCCGCAGACGCCAGTTGCCGGATCTGGCATTGGCAGCAAGGCCAGGCCCGTTGCCTGACCCCGGCGGGTTTCAGCGCCCGCAGCCGGGTCTACGAATACGGCGGCGGCGCCTTCTGCATCAGCGGCGAACACCTGGTGTTCGTCAATGACGCGGACCAGCAGCTGTATCGCCAGCCCCTGGCCGGCGGCGCGCCAGAAGCCCTGACCCGGGGCGCTTGCCGCTACGGAGATCTGCAGGCTCACGCCGAGCAGGTCCTGGCCGTGGAAGAGTGCGCCAACGAGCACCGGCTGGTGGCCATCGACCTCCACGACGGGGGTCGGCAGCTGCTCGCCGCCGGGGCCGACTTCTATGCCGCTCCGACCTTGAGCGCCAACGGCCAACGCCTGGCCTGGATCGAATGGGATCGCCCTCATCAGCCCTGGACCTGCACTCGCCTGATGCTCGCCGAGCGCCAAGGCGACGGCACCTGGGGTGAACCGCGCTGCGTAGCCGGGGACGGCGAGCAGGAATCCCTGCAGCAGCCACGCTTCGACCAGGACCAGCAACTGTACTGCCTGACCGATCGCCAGGGTTTCTGGCAACCCTGGGCCGAATCCGGCAGCGGCTTGCGGCCGCTGCCCTGTGCCGCGGCCGATCACGCTCCAGCGCCCTGGCAGCTGGGCTGCAGCACCTGGATGCCCCTGGGCGGTGACGCCTGGTTCGGCAGCTGGACCGAGAATGGCTTCGGCCGTCTCGGCCTGCACCACGCCGACGGTGCGCAACAGGACTTCAGCGGCGACTACAGTCGCTTTCGCGGCCTGGCGCTGGATCAGCGCTACCTGTATTGCATCGCCGCCTCCCCCGTCAGCCCCTCGGCCGTGATCACCATCGAGCGGGAAACCCGGCAGGTACAGGTACTGGCCGGCGGCGTGGCGCCGCTGCCGGCGGAACACATCAGCCGTCCGCAAACCCTGTGCTACCCCAGCGGCGATGGCCAGGCCCATGGTTTCTTCTATCCGGCCATGAACGGGGTCAAGCGACCGCCCCTGGTGGTGTTCATCCACGGAGGTCCGACCTCGGCCTGCTATCCGATACTCGATCCGCGCATCCAGTTCTGGACCCAGCGCGGCTTCGCCGTGGCCGATCTGAACTACAGGGGCAGCAGCGGCTATGGCCGGGCCTATCGCCAGGCCCTGCACCTGCGCTGGGGCGAAGTGGATGTGGAAGATGCCTGCGCGGTGGTGTCCTACCTGGACCAGCAAGGGCTGATCGACCCACGGCAGGCATTCATCCGTGGCGGCAGCGCGGGGGGCTATACCACCCTCTGTGCCCTGGCTTTCGCCAAGGTGTTCTGTGCCGGCGCCAGCTTGTACGGGGTCAGCGACCCCATTGCCCTCAGCCGTTCCACGCACAAGTTCGAGGGCGACTATCTGGACTGGCTGATCGGCGATCCGCAGCAGGACCGGCAGCGCTATCTGGCCCGCACACCGCTGCTGCACGCCGGCGACATCCGCGTCCCGGTGGTGTTTTTCCAGGGCGAGCTGGACGCCGTGGTGGTGCCGCAACAAACCCGCGACATGCTCAAGGCGCTCAAGGACCAGGGCATTGCCGCCGAGGCGCATTACTACCCGGATGAACGCCACGGCTTTCGCAAGGCGGACAACCAGGCTCACGCCCTGGAGCAGGAGTGGCGGTTCTATCAGAAGGTGCTGCAGGCGCAGCCTTGAGCAAGGCCCGCCCGTTCCAGCGCAACGGGCGGGCCGGACCATCAGCGTTTGGCGATGATGTAGACCGCGTGGACGATACCGGGGATGTAGCCACACAGGGTCAGCAGGATGTTCAGCCAGAAAGCGCCGCCAAAGCCCACTTGCAGAAATACCCCCAGGGGCGGCAAGAGAATGGCGAAGATGATGCGGATCAAGTCCATAGGGCAGCTCCTGTTGGAAATCGGCTCGGTTGAGCCTTGCCTGCAATCGACCCCGGCTGCGGGCCAGGGTTCAGAACAATCACCCGCCAGCCCGCAGGGCGGTCTTGTTGCAGTGGCTCTGCCCCAATGGCATTCAGCCGATGACAGCGACGGCCCGGGTCGATAGGCGCAACGAGCCAGCAAGCGACCGAGGTTTCAAGGGCCACACCGGACGCTGAACAACACGGAGACAAAAAAACGCCCCGTGCGAAAAATCGGACACGGGGCGATGCGTTATACCGCGAGACGGTTCAGGAATTCAGTCAACGTGAGGTGGCAGCAAACCTCGGTGAAGCGCGCCGGATCGGCCTGGATATCAGACCACCACCCCCTTGCGGCATTGCAGTTGTGCAGTGCGCACCCGGGAGAACGCCCGGGCCAGGCGCAGCAGCATTTCATCGATATTGCCCTTGCTGACACTCAGGGCCGGGGTGAAGCGCAGGCAGTCCGGTTGCGGGGCACTGAGCAACAACCCTTCGAGCAGCGCCGCCTTGACCACCGCCTCAGCCGAGGCGTCGGCCAGGCTCATGCCCCAGAGCAGTCCATGGCCACGCACTTCGCCCTGTGCATAACGGCTCGCCAGGCGCGTCAGCCCCTGCCCCAGGTACTGGCCATGGGTGCGCACCTGCTGCAGAAAGCCGTGCTCCTGCAGACTGTCCAGCACCGCCAGGCCGGCCGAAGTCATCAGCGCATTGCCGTGATGCGTGCCGTCCAGTTCGCCCGCTTCGAAACAGCAGGCCTTGCCCCGCGCCAGCAGCGCCGCCAGCGGCACGCCGCCGCCCAGGCCCTTGCCCAAGGCAATGATGTCGGCGCGCACGCCATACAACTGTTCGGCCAGCAGCGTGCCGCAGCGGCCGATGCCGGTCTGCACCTCATCGAGAATCAACAGGATGCCCAGCTCACGACACAGACGTTCCACGCCCTTGAGGTAGTGTTCAGTCGCTGGAATGACCCCGGCCTCGCCCTGGATCGGCTCCAGCATGATGGCCACGGTTTGCGCATCCACTGCCGCGTGCAAAGCGGGCAGATCATTGAACGGCACCTGGCTGAAGCCCGGCAGCTGAGGCTCGAAGCGATTGCCCGGGGCACCACGCCCCGCCGCCGACAGCGCGGCAAAACCCCGACCATGACAACTGCGACTGGCGGTGATGATGCCGGCCGCGCCGCCTCGGTGCAGTTGTCCCCACTTGCGGGCCAGCTTGATCGCGGCCTCGCAGGCTTCGCTGCCACTGCTCAACAGATAGGCCTGGTCGCTGCCGGTGCTGCGGCACAGGCGATCGGCAAGCTTGAGCATGCCGCGGTTGTAGAAACCCGAGCCGGGGTTGATCAGCGACTGGGCCTGGGCGGCCAGGGCATTGACCACGACCGAAGGGCTATGGCCCAGGCTGTTGGCGGCTCCGGCCTGGGTGAAGTCAAGATAGGTGCGGTCATTGCTGTCCCATAACCAGGAACCCTGGCCACGGACGAACACCGTCTGGGGACGCGGCACGCTGGGCATCAGGCACTCACTGGCACAGCCATCGTCCGCGGCAGCCAGACAGGGCTCGACGGCCAGATCCTCCAGACTGGGCGGGGTACGGCGCAGATTGAACAGATTCATGCCCGCAAGCCCTCCAGGGGCAGTCCCAACAAGCGCGAGGACCAGTCCTCGACACGACCGGTGCGCAGGCGCTTGATGGCAATATCGCGCCAGCGCGAGGACAGCGCGGGGCAGTCAATCAGGGTTTTCAGACCGACAGGCTCCAGGGGCTCCCGGAAAAAACAGCGTAGGGCCCAGGCCACGGTCAGGCCGGGATAACTGCGCTGGATCAGTTCCAAGGGTTCGTCCGCCTGGACGAAGCCGGGTTTGAGCACCCGGTAGAACCAGCCACAGCGGCCATTGTCCTGGGCCTGCTGGGGCAGATTGACCAGCCCCCAGCGCCGGCTCAGGCGGTAGCAGGGGGAACGGGGCTGACTGACCTGCAACAACGCACCGCCCCAGCGGAACATGTCCCCCAGGCACACCTGCTCTTCGGTCAGGCCGCGGGTCGAGAGATTTTCGCCAAAGGCCGGGGCCGACCAATCGAACTGTGGATAACGTTTGCGCCAGTGGGCGTAGTGCTCGGCGGGATAGTGATGCAGGGCCCGTTCAGGACCGCTATGAAAGCGCGGATCACCCTGCTCATCGCTGCCCAGGCCTTGTGGCCACAACCAGAGACGGTTTGCAACCGGGTGCTTGTCGGTATCTATGACCAGACCCTGGCCGAGATTTTTTGCCTTGCCTATGTAAACACCATCGACGTAAACGGTATTCATCGCCCTTCTTGGCCCTGTAAGCCTTGTGAATAGGCGCTAGACTAGGCGCCTTGCGGGCTCCGGGCCATTTCGATTTTTAAGCTTTTTCGATAAGAAATACTTATGGATTTTAAGCAACTGCGTTATTTCGTCGCGGTGTATGAAGAAGGCCACGTGGGCCGTGCTGCAGAGCGCCTGTCGATCTCACAACCGGCACTGTCCCAGCAGATCCGCCAACTGGAGCAGAACCTCGACGTCAGCCTGTTTGAACGCAGCAGCAAGCGGCTCTTGCCGACCCTGGCCGCCCACACCCTCTACAATCACGCCCTGCCCCTGCTCGATGGCCTGCAACAGGCCCGCGAAGCCTTGCGCAACTTCAAGGGCCAAGCCCTGCGCACCCTGGCCATCGGCGTACTGCAAACGGTGCACACCAGCCTGGTGCCGCAGATGCTCGAACGGGTACGCAAAGCCCAGCCCCATCTGGTGGTGCAGATCTACGAACTGACGGGCCTGGAGATCGAACGGCGCTTGCTCAATGGCTCGCTGGACATCGGCATCAGCTACCTGCCGCCACGCCAGCCCGGCCTGCATGGCGTTCCGCTCTATGAAGACGAGCTGACACTGGTCATCCCCGCGCAACACCCGTTGCGCGAATTCAAGAAGGTGTCCATGAGCCAGGCGGCGGAACTGCCGATGTTGCTACTGGGAGAGGAGTTTCAGGTGCGCCAGATCTGGCAGGCACAACTGGCCAATCTGGGACGGCGCCCGCAGGTACAGGCGGAACTGAACAATATGGCCGGCATCCTCGACAGCCTGCCCCACACCCAGCTGGCCACCGTGCTTCCGGGGCGTTCGCAACAGCAGCACAGCAACAGCGAATTGCTGTGGAAGCCCTTGAGCGAACCCAGGGTGCCATTGAAAGTCGGATTGGTCTGTCGCGATCTGCAGCGTCAGCAGGGGACGCTGGAATTGCTGCGAACCTTGCTGGAAGACTCGATGAGCACCCACGACGGACGCCTGGGCACAACGGTGGTGCCGGACATCCTGGGCTGAACTCGCCGGAATAAAAAAGCCGGGCAAAAGAAAACCCCGCCGAAGCGGGGTTTTGCAGACTGTTTCCCTGACATCCTTTTCACTCCACCATCCTGGCGGAATCCTACGTGTCCGTGTTGTTGCTTTGCGCTTCCTGCGCGACGTCCATGTGAAGTAGATTAGC
This genomic stretch from Pseudomonas sp. Os17 harbors:
- the pqqE gene encoding pyrroloquinoline quinone biosynthesis protein PqqE, coding for MPSTGSNSAEAVVPDKPPVGLPLWLLAELTYRCPLQCPYCSNPLDFAEQGKELSTEQWIKVFREAREMGAAQLGFSGGEPLVRQDLAELIGEARKLGFYTNLITSGIGLTEQKISDFKKAGLDHIQISFQASDEQVNNLLAGSKKAFAQKLEMARAVKAHGYPMVLNFVTHRHNIDRIDRIIELCIALEADFVELATCQFYGWAQLNRVGLLPTKEQLVRAECITNEYRAKLEAQGHPCKLIFVTPDYYEERPKACMNGWGSIFLTVTPDGTALPCHGARQMPVQFPNVRDHSMQHIWYDSFGFNRYRGYDWMPEPCRSCDEKEKDFGGCRCQAFMLTGDASNADPVCSKSEHHGMILKAREESETATQTIEQLAFRNERNSRLIAKG
- a CDS encoding LysR family transcriptional regulator, translated to MDFKQLRYFVAVYEEGHVGRAAERLSISQPALSQQIRQLEQNLDVSLFERSSKRLLPTLAAHTLYNHALPLLDGLQQAREALRNFKGQALRTLAIGVLQTVHTSLVPQMLERVRKAQPHLVVQIYELTGLEIERRLLNGSLDIGISYLPPRQPGLHGVPLYEDELTLVIPAQHPLREFKKVSMSQAAELPMLLLGEEFQVRQIWQAQLANLGRRPQVQAELNNMAGILDSLPHTQLATVLPGRSQQQHSNSELLWKPLSEPRVPLKVGLVCRDLQRQQGTLELLRTLLEDSMSTHDGRLGTTVVPDILG
- a CDS encoding MOSC domain-containing protein, whose amino-acid sequence is MNTVYVDGVYIGKAKNLGQGLVIDTDKHPVANRLWLWPQGLGSDEQGDPRFHSGPERALHHYPAEHYAHWRKRYPQFDWSAPAFGENLSTRGLTEEQVCLGDMFRWGGALLQVSQPRSPCYRLSRRWGLVNLPQQAQDNGRCGWFYRVLKPGFVQADEPLELIQRSYPGLTVAWALRCFFREPLEPVGLKTLIDCPALSSRWRDIAIKRLRTGRVEDWSSRLLGLPLEGLRA
- a CDS encoding aspartate aminotransferase family protein, which encodes MNLFNLRRTPPSLEDLAVEPCLAAADDGCASECLMPSVPRPQTVFVRGQGSWLWDSNDRTYLDFTQAGAANSLGHSPSVVVNALAAQAQSLINPGSGFYNRGMLKLADRLCRSTGSDQAYLLSSGSEACEAAIKLARKWGQLHRGGAAGIITASRSCHGRGFAALSAAGRGAPGNRFEPQLPGFSQVPFNDLPALHAAVDAQTVAIMLEPIQGEAGVIPATEHYLKGVERLCRELGILLILDEVQTGIGRCGTLLAEQLYGVRADIIALGKGLGGGVPLAALLARGKACCFEAGELDGTHHGNALMTSAGLAVLDSLQEHGFLQQVRTHGQYLGQGLTRLASRYAQGEVRGHGLLWGMSLADASAEAVVKAALLEGLLLSAPQPDCLRFTPALSVSKGNIDEMLLRLARAFSRVRTAQLQCRKGVVV
- a CDS encoding S9 family peptidase gives rise to the protein MNETHASSPRVEPFSANQATAAGTDFAELQLTPHGLFWNEYRPADASCRIWHWQQGQARCLTPAGFSARSRVYEYGGGAFCISGEHLVFVNDADQQLYRQPLAGGAPEALTRGACRYGDLQAHAEQVLAVEECANEHRLVAIDLHDGGRQLLAAGADFYAAPTLSANGQRLAWIEWDRPHQPWTCTRLMLAERQGDGTWGEPRCVAGDGEQESLQQPRFDQDQQLYCLTDRQGFWQPWAESGSGLRPLPCAAADHAPAPWQLGCSTWMPLGGDAWFGSWTENGFGRLGLHHADGAQQDFSGDYSRFRGLALDQRYLYCIAASPVSPSAVITIERETRQVQVLAGGVAPLPAEHISRPQTLCYPSGDGQAHGFFYPAMNGVKRPPLVVFIHGGPTSACYPILDPRIQFWTQRGFAVADLNYRGSSGYGRAYRQALHLRWGEVDVEDACAVVSYLDQQGLIDPRQAFIRGGSAGGYTTLCALAFAKVFCAGASLYGVSDPIALSRSTHKFEGDYLDWLIGDPQQDRQRYLARTPLLHAGDIRVPVVFFQGELDAVVVPQQTRDMLKALKDQGIAAEAHYYPDERHGFRKADNQAHALEQEWRFYQKVLQAQP
- a CDS encoding YqaE/Pmp3 family membrane protein, which produces MDLIRIIFAILLPPLGVFLQVGFGGAFWLNILLTLCGYIPGIVHAVYIIAKR